TCCATCACTTCCCGCTGCACTAAGAGGTGTGTCTCCAGTATGTTGCCACGGTAACTGATGCCAGCATTGTTTATCAGAACGTCAACGTGTCCGTAACACTTGAGGATCTCTTTTGAAGCTTTGTCCACCAAAGCAGTGTCCGCGAGGTCAAAGGTGACGGTGCGGGGAGTGTGAGTCTGGACAGAAAAAAACGTTTATCAAAACTCACTAATAATTCATTGATCATGTGATCTACCTGCAGCGGTGCAGCAGCAGACGTCAACTCCTGGACGACTTGCTGCAGACGCCCCGAGTCTCGGCCGCACAGCACGAGTCGAGCACCTGCGGCGTGAAAGACTCGCGCGCACTCTGCAACACAACACCAACTCTGACAACCCGAACCAAACCACATGGGTGGAGGAAGGAACACCAACCTTTGCCGAGTCCGGAGCTGGCACCTGTGATGACCACCACACATCCCTTCAGATCTTTTCCATGTCTGCGCCTCAGGAGCTTCCGGAACAGCAGGAGAATCCCAACGCTAGCCAAGATCAGAGGCAGCATTCCTCCACTTGGAACGCGCTCCATTCACAACACTCTCCTTCAAGGTTTCCCTGAGACACACGTGTCATTCATTACTTGTAAAAACACATCCAAATGATGTCATTTTAGAGAACTTCCCTCGGGATTAAttaagtttttctgattctgatttgaaTATGAGCTGATCCGAACAGGCAAAACAAAAACCGAAATACAAGCAACACTGTTGCTAAAAtagtgaaaacacaaacatcccTATAGATTGAGATGTTTGCAGAAACATGCTCTGATATCACGTCgtggtaaataaaataaatactaaaaatgagaaaatactgCTCTAAAACACTTACGTTCTTGCATTAGCCTATGCTATCTGTTTTCCCAATGAAAGTATTCCGCTTTGAGCGTAAACGGATTCGGTAGTTTTGCGGGTCAAAAAATCAAAAGTTCAACTCTGGTAAAGCAACAACAATTGTCACTTGTTGGGGAGAAGCATCGTCACATGGGCCGGCTAATGCTAACGCCTGCTATGACTAGACAACGTCAAGTTGTCTGAACGAGTCACCTCGAGTTCGGGGACTAGTCACTCACCCGAGTTAAGTGGTGTGTGCAGGTGCCATTTGTCTGTCGGTCACGGGTGGATTTGACAAGTAAACACAATGGACACGACCGACAGCGGCGAAACGACCGGAAACGAGGTGACGACACTTCCGGTTTGATAATAAGCACGACGCCGcgatatttttttctcttataaAACGAAAATGTTTTACCAGAATATTATAGTAGCATTTGCCGACTCGCCATTTCACTGTGATTATTttatggaaacaaaaacactggtTTCACACAGGTcgacgagtcacgtgacgcgaagGCGGCAACAGCGACATTTCTTTCAAATCCAAAAAAGAAACCTGAATAAAAGGAGTCCGTGTTTTAGATATCAAATTAACACAGAGAAATACGAGCGTATGTGGGGGATATTTAAAAGGCAACATATTAAACTTTAACAGTCGCACGTCAAAGAATTTCATTGTGAACCAAATGAATAAAACCTGAACTCGTTATAttacacaacaaaaatgtacaTGTCACCTGTACTGATGTgtgtcccagcagcagcagcagcgtctcaGGAAGAGGTCAGCTGACAGATATTGAGCGAGTGCTGGTTCTAGCTAATGAGGGCGACTCCGGTTGCTTCCCAGACTGCAGTTTCACGTCTGCTTGCCCAGTCTAATTGGGTTTTCAAGTATGAAGCGTCAGACAGGCCAGAGTTCAGCCAACACTATGAGCAGATGAAGAAGCCACAAAGAGAATGGATGTTAACTGTCTTacctcgcagcagcagcagcagacagttcTCATATTCATGATGAACAAAGCTTCCACTTCTACTCGAGTAGCTCAAAAtgaaaaaccaacaaatcaGCGTTTTGAGAGCTAAAACATATCAGCAGTTTAATATCTATTGTAATAGTGCATTTAATAGATTTGGTGATGAGTGGGGGCTCAGTCTTCAAAGTGGAACCAAACAATCTCAAATAAACCTTTTCTGGACATCAAGTCGGCTTCatttaatgagaaaaaaaaaggtcaaataaaatacagaaaagTGAGTTTCAAATATCCTAAAGTTTAATGAAAGGGTGGCGATACCGATCAGCAAGAAAGGGGGTACAGTTAAAGAGCCGGTAGTCAAACATGGCCGTCGCTCGCACTGCTGATGTACCTTCCGCGGTGGGAGGAGGGTGCAGGAGGCGCGGGCTGACGGCGGAGGCGCAGAGTTACTACAGAGACACGAGTGCCGTCGTGGTCACATGGGAGTAAAGGAAACATGACGAGGAAAAACAATTCCTTCTAGTTTTAACTCTATCCATCTGATCAAAGTTCAAAATAGAGACAGCCGCCACCTCCGCGGAGCTTCGCTGCCGGGCTTGATGGTGACGTTTGTTTTCCTGTATTCGCTTTGCTTCTCACACCCGCTTCCGACAGCACTCATACCGCGTAGAGTTCGTAGATCTTCTTGGCGCAGTACGCCAGGGCAGCCAGCGCTATCGTGTTATGGAGTCTCTTTCTGTGGATGTCATCCCTGCGCACCAACACCACgggtgtggaggaggtgagcgTGTGCAGGGGCAGCCGTGAGAGTTTTTGGCTGTCGTACTCCACCTGGTACTTGCAGCAGGGGTCAAATTGCCATGAAATCCCATAGAGAGCGGCGCAGGCGACGCTGAGGGCGCCAGCCGGCAACGCCACGTAGCGTGAGTACTCGGGAGGCAGCGAAAGCGGCGTCAGGAGGCAGGCCGCGCCCGACAGCACGGCCGTTTTGTGCAGGCAGTTGCCCACCGTGATCCACCGGGCCGTCTCGTCCCCGATGCGCGTCGGCTCGATGACGATGTACTTGTACTGGGCCTCCAGTGCCTGCTCCAGCTCATACTCAAACTGGTCCTGTGAATTCTCGCCGTTGTAGATCTCGTGAACGATGTAGCAGTCTGTCGCCGACATCGCACCTCTGGAAGATGTAGATCAGATCAATAGAAAGCGGAAGTCAATATTTGCTCGAGAGAAGTCAGCgacttttcatttcactttgaaaatacacatcaataaagaataacagCTCCAAACCTGCAAACACTAGCATTGGAGAGATCAACGGACACAACAATTGCCATTAAAAATACAGGAAACAAGAGTTCCGGGGGGGTACACAACATAAGCAGTCAGCCGCCACCGCGCCACATATAGTGACCAAAAGCAAAAGTGGGACACCGTGCCTGAAATATACCTCGAAGCTTGACACTTATTACAAGACTAACTCAGTTCCTGTCTGGTTGCACAGACAATTTTGAGTCGTCTGAGCATCACCTAGTTCTCACTGGGAAAATAGGGGCAATACCAGGAAACATTTCAGTATGGAAGCAGAGCGAGGACCTGATTGTCAAACTGTGCTGACTAcaagggaaaataaaaaaacaaaacggtgCACACCGTTGACAACAACAGGCGCTGTGCTCAGGGGAAGCTTTTAAGTGGCAGTGACCGAGGTGCTTCGCTTCAACAACATATTTGTCTCATCCACCCGCGTCgatgcatttaaacaaaccaataggaagcctgatgtagttactgctttacacaagcagatggccgACACCTGACACCCTTTGCCTTCATCTCAAGATACAACCTTTAGAAATAGTGACATCAAAGTTCAATTTCATTGGGTTTCGAGCTCTCTACGGCACAAAAACAAGCCTCTACACTTCACATTTTGTATAATTTAGGACAGCACGGTAGATAACTTAGATGAGTTGCCTGGTGGATAGATTAAGACTAGGTGGGTCATgagaaatttatttttaaaaaaatgtacatgagACACTCAAATGGCCTTTTATCTCAGACGACTTGTTGAGAACCAATTTCAGAACAGACCACTGACAGATATCAAACCCTATATGACCTAATAAAGACACCTCTCGTGTCACTTCTAAGATCGTTCGATCAATTGTGGATATTTATTCCTTAATATTCATCGGATGTGATCGTTATAATAATGTGCATTTTATGGAATTCACACTTCTGATGTTAGAGGTCACGAACACAGCGACCTACTCATCTAAATATGATGAtcactttgcttttgttgtgtAGATCAAACCTGGTGTTGTGATAACGCCATGACCTAACTGTGCCTGCTGTCTCCATGACATGAGTGGATACATATCAACACCGAGGCCTCGAGCAGTTTCCAGGATAAGAGCAAAGATCACCGAGCTGACACCTGCAGAAGAGTTTTGACAGGTGTTCATGAGAAAAGGTCAAAATGTGCGTCAGTTCGGACAGAATGCCACCAAGTGTTGGGGGTTTGAAGCGCTCCAGCAACACCAATGAAAGTTGACCGACTGGACAGTGAAGTTAGAACTGCTCGACTTCTGGACTCCTACCGCCAAATTACACCGCAATCGAGTTACAGCGACTCGTTCAACTCAAATCCAGCACGACGCTGCAGATTATCAGCGGAGTTTCATCAAGAGATGTCgagtgtgaaaaacaaaacatctcatGAACTGTTTCCTTGCTAACGCTAACTAGCCTAGGAAGCTAATGTTGGCTAACCAGTCCGATTAAAATATCCAGTTGTACCGCAAAACATTAGCGTAAGTCAGGTATGAGTCCGGGCGAAAACTGACATGGACAAGATGTTGTAGTCGAACGTAACAGTTTGGTTTATTGGTCAAGATTTGGTGCAACTGACCTCTCCCTGCTTACTGGGACACCGCGCCTCCTTCCCAGCgacgccatgttggagatgcaACCGTGATTGCAGCTGACGACAGTTGCCGCAAAGCCTTGTGGGTGCTGTAGTGGTCAACCAGTGAAAAGAACCCGAAGGCTGAGCACGATATAAACTTCAATACCCATGATGCAACGGTGAGACAGTACCTGCCGTTCACATCGTGCACTCAAGTCAGAAAGGTCAGAGGATGGCGTTAAATAAACGGAATGTTTGCGGTGTGGACTCACAGGAGTGGCTTGATAGCCAACTTATATTGTCACGCATTACGCTTATTCATCAGGAGATGGAACTTGAACAGTTTATATTTGGTGGGAAACGTGGGTGAAGCACAGTCTGCCTGTGGTGTGTAACCTGAAGCTGTAAACGAAACAACTACGGTCATGTTGTGGTATGCGAGGCCAGATGGAAACAAATACCAAACCCCAGCCATTACTCTGGAAAACCTTTGCTTCTATAGTCAACAATGCAAGAACCACAATGTAAAGCAACAATATTGACTTTATTAAATGgttattattgaaaataaaaggaaTTGTCTTCATTTACAGTTGGATATGTTTACTCCTTTATTTTACAGTGTAAAGTTGACAATCATAAGTAGCCTGTGAGTGAAGTGTCAGCAATAACAAGTCAGTATTGCATTAATTTATTCAAGACGGTTACAGAGAAACATCAGGATTGCTATACATTTCACACTCAAACAGTGAAATCAGACTTTTCTTTAATAAAGTACTTATTGTTCCACGTCACCACCAGCAGACTGTGGACGAACCTGAGATGTTGTTTCTCGTCCACACATCAGATTGTCGACAGCAGAGCTCACCATGAACACAGTTATATAAAAAGCACGCTGTCAGCGACAGTTTCGACAGGAGCTGGATTTACGACCAGACGACTTGCCGATGGAAAATGCCCAGGTTCATGCTGAGAAATGGAACCAAACTCTTGTAGCACAGTGTAGTTATCGACTCATCTGAAGAGGTTTAGGTCTTTGGCTGTAAACTGGAAtgatttaaaatacataaacacaTTGATAATAGAAGATGgcctttcaaaataagacaaaaaaaagattcagcATACACACAACTACagaacagactgaaaaaaaaagtggattatCACACAAATATAAGattaaaacaaccaaaaaaacaacttttttcaaCATTAAAAATGCTCCTGCTTAGACTTTGGAGCACAGAATTGTCAAAAGCAAAGTCAATTTGCATCGACAGAGATGGAAAATGGTCATGAATAATTGCCTATTATAAAACTACCACATAACATTTGGTGTCAAACACAGCACTGAGTGGATAAACAACATCTTTTGCCCCACACTACAGCTTTAGTTTTGGCCTGTATGAAAAAAAGTATCAGGTGAAACTGCTCAAATGCTCAGTGTTTCACtgcaaacaggaaacaaaatgAGCCACAACAAGGATAATGACAAAAC
The genomic region above belongs to Synchiropus splendidus isolate RoL2022-P1 chromosome 19, RoL_Sspl_1.0, whole genome shotgun sequence and contains:
- the tmem11 gene encoding transmembrane protein 11, mitochondrial; translation: MASLGRRRGVPVSRERGAMSATDCYIVHEIYNGENSQDQFEYELEQALEAQYKYIVIEPTRIGDETARWITVGNCLHKTAVLSGAACLLTPLSLPPEYSRYVALPAGALSVACAALYGISWQFDPCCKYQVEYDSQKLSRLPLHTLTSSTPVVLVRRDDIHRKRLHNTIALAALAYCAKKIYELYAV